A region of the Tachyglossus aculeatus isolate mTacAcu1 unplaced genomic scaffold, mTacAcu1.pri scaffold_1_arrow_ctg1, whole genome shotgun sequence genome:
aggccttcccagactgagcgccctttttcttctcctcctccccattccccccgccctatctccttccccttcccacagcacctgtatatatgtttgtacagatttgttactctatttattttacttgcatatatttactattctatttattttgtcaatgatgagcatctagctttaattctatttgttctgacgacttaacacctgtccacatgttttgttttgttgtctgtctccctcttctagactgtgagcccgttgttgggtagggaccatcactatatgttgccaagttgtacttcccaagcgcttagtgcggtgctctgcacacagtaagccctcaataaaaacgactgaatgaattaatgaatgtgacCATGCCTTTCCAGATCTGCTTCTCGTACTCCTTGCTCTCCAGCTCTATCATTTCCCCATGGGGACAAGAAACCAGACCAGTGGCTCTACATTCACACTCCAAAGCATCGCtaatgctgggcaacagcgggtCCTCTTTGTGCTCTTCCTGGGTCTGTACCTGGTCACCGTAGCGGGGAACCTGCTCATTGTCCTGGCCATCCGGACAGACTTCCGCCTCCactcccccatgtatttcttccttgcCAACCTGTCTCTGGTGGACATTGGCTTCTCTTCTACCACTGTGCCCAGCCTGCTGGGAACGCTCTTCATTGGACACCAGGATGTTTTGTACAGTGGCTGCCTGgcccagatgtatttcttcaTTGCCTTTGGGGCCACCGAGAACTTCCTCCTGGCTGcgatggcctatgatcgctacTTGGCCATCTGCAATCCGCTGCGTTACTCAGTGGTCATGAGCCCTCAGTGTTGTGTCCTGCTGGTGGTTGCCTGCTGGCTGGTCTCTCACCTCCACTCCCTGCTGCACACCCTCCTTATGACCCAAATGACCTTCTGTTCCTCCCGTGAAATTCCTCTCTACTTCTGTGACGTCTttcccctgctgaagatctcctgctccgatccCTACATCAACTTTCTTGTAGTGTACACAGAAGGGGCCGCCATAGTCAACAGTGCCCTTCTGATGGTCCTGGTCTCCTACGCCCACATTATCCCCGCTGTTCTGCGGGTGCCCTCGGCCCATGGGAAGCACAAGGCCTTCTCTACCTGCAGCTCCCACCTGGCTGCAGTCGGGCTCTTCTATGGCTCCGTCATTTGGGTCTACTTCCAGCCGTCATCCAGCTTCTCCTCTGAGCGGGTCACCATGGCCACAGTCATTTACACAACCATCACCCCGCTCCTGAACCCCTTTATCTATAGCCTGCGTAACAGAGACCTACACCAGGCCTTGCGCTCCTGGCCTTGTGCCCTCAGACCCTAAATCCCTAATCTGGGTCTCCAGGTTCCTGAGACCCCAGCCCTATGCCCCCGGACATGGTGACCTGGGCCCTGTGCCTCCAAACCAATCCTTCACCCCCAGCCAGAGCTGGGACTCTCGCTATTTCATTAACCTAGTGTTTACccagtatttaccccagcacctagcacaatgCTTCACATGTAATAAGCGTTAAGTAAAGACCGTTGACACAGATCTTGTCCCCAAGATGCTGCTGAACACCTTCTgctcagtaagcagcgtggcttagtggaacaagcatggacttgggagtcagaggacatgggttctaatcccggctccaccacttatcagctgtgtgactttcggcaagtaacttaacttgtctgggcctcagttacctcatctgtaaaatggtgattaagacggcGAACAtcacttgggataacctgattaccttgtatctaccccagcgcttagaacagtgcttagcacatagtagccgcttaataaataccataattatcaattattattgaaACCAACTCTTATTCTGACTACCTGTTCCTCAGCTACTGAGGATAATGTCTCCCAGACCAGGACGGTATGCCATGGTATGGATATCTATCGCCCTCTCCATTATGCTCCATCCTAGGCACCGACTTCATTCTCCTGCATCTATTGTCCAAAATCTGTCCCATCCCTCAgcatccacccccatcccctgcatCCAGCCCCATACCTCAGCATCCATCCCACTTTCCCTGCATCCATCCTCATACCTCAGCATCCATCCCTATCCCCCTGCATCTGTCCCTATCCCTCAACATCCATCCTGATCTCTCACCATCTATCCCAATCCTCAGCATCCATCCCAATATCCCAGCATCTGTCCCCACCCCTCAACATCCATCCCAATCTCAAGGCATCTGTCCTCATCCTTCGACAtctatctccctccccctgcatccaTCCCCCTACCTCAGGATCCATCCCACTGGTTCTCCAACATTCATCCCTCTCTTCCTGCACTCGTCCCTATTCCTCAGTATTCCAACCAATCTCCAAGcattcttccccatccctcaactTCCATCCCAGTCTCCCAGCATTGACCCCAATTTTCTAGCATCCGCTCTCATCTTCTGGTGTCTGCCCCAACCCTCAACATCTGTCCCTATCCCTTGGCATTTTATCTGTCCTCCAACGTGTCGTATGGTCCCCTGTCcctatgtagtagtagtagtattagcatttATAGAATGCCCtttgagtacagtgcactg
Encoded here:
- the LOC119923502 gene encoding olfactory receptor 1361-like, with protein sequence MGTRNQTSGSTFTLQSIANAGQQRVLFVLFLGLYLVTVAGNLLIVLAIRTDFRLHSPMYFFLANLSLVDIGFSSTTVPSLLGTLFIGHQDVLYSGCLAQMYFFIAFGATENFLLAAMAYDRYLAICNPLRYSVVMSPQCCVLLVVACWLVSHLHSLLHTLLMTQMTFCSSREIPLYFCDVFPLLKISCSDPYINFLVVYTEGAAIVNSALLMVLVSYAHIIPAVLRVPSAHGKHKAFSTCSSHLAAVGLFYGSVIWVYFQPSSSFSSERVTMATVIYTTITPLLNPFIYSLRNRDLHQALRSWPCALRP